The DNA window GGCGGGCATCGGCCGACGAGGCGCGCTTTTCCAGGAAACCCTGGGCCTGCAGCCGGTTGATGGTCTTGGTGATGGTGGGTGGGCGCACGCCGAGGCGTCCGGCGAGATTGCCCGGCGTCTGGCCATCCTCGCGGTCGAGCGACAGCATGATCTGATCCTGGCCGGCATAGAAGCCATGCGCCAGGAGCCGCGCCGCGAGTGCGGTTCTTGCCAGCCTTGCCGCCGAATGCAGCCGGCTCATTGTCGCAGTCTTGTCCGCCTTGGCCATGGTCATCCCTCTTCGGCCGTACCGGTGCGGGCAGCATAGAGACAGCCGGCCGGTTGGCAATCGACGATCAAAAAGATTCCGGAGCTTCAAACAGCTTTGCCGGCAAGCATTGTGGTGTCCGCCGTGGCTAATGCCAGATGTTTATTTCAGTTAGATGACAAACGAGTTTTCGCGTCAGGAGTTTTCGTCGCGAGCAGGCTGAGCGAGGGAATGTCGCTCAGCCGGACTTCACCGCGACGATCATCAGCGCCTGATAGGCATCCTCCACCTCGCGCAGTGCGGCCTGCGACTGCGGCCCGGCCTGCCTGGCGATGCCGTCCGCGGCATTCGAGGTGTCGCGCTTGCCTCGCCGGTC is part of the Mesorhizobium loti genome and encodes:
- a CDS encoding winged helix-turn-helix transcriptional regulator encodes the protein MAKADKTATMSRLHSAARLARTALAARLLAHGFYAGQDQIMLSLDREDGQTPGNLAGRLGVRPPTITKTINRLQAQGFLEKRASSADARQAHIFLTDTGRDIIHAIEKSVKKTEKQALKGLDKKDQKALFKLLARIEANLSNEELVLIDDDAESDD